In a single window of the Chloroflexota bacterium genome:
- a CDS encoding NADH-quinone oxidoreductase subunit A yields MNGWLYVGIFIALSLFFPALLAVLGLILGPRRPNPIKTDTYECGLETVGETWVQFKVQYYLFALVFLIFDVEVVFLYPWAVAYHALPFYGVVEGVIFVVMLAAALVYAWRKGALEWS; encoded by the coding sequence ATGAACGGTTGGCTGTATGTGGGCATCTTTATTGCTTTGTCGCTATTCTTCCCGGCGTTGTTGGCCGTGTTGGGGTTGATTTTAGGCCCCCGCCGCCCGAATCCCATTAAAACTGACACTTATGAATGCGGTTTGGAAACCGTGGGGGAGACGTGGGTGCAGTTTAAAGTGCAATATTACCTGTTTGCACTGGTTTTCCTGATTTTCGATGTGGAAGTGGTCTTTCTCTACCCGTGGGCGGTGGCTTACCACGCCTTGCCCTTTTATGGGGTGGTAGAAGGTGTCATTTTTGTGGTCATGCTTGCAGCCGCGTTGGTGTATGCGTGGCGCAAGGGCGCTTTGGAATGGTCGTAA
- a CDS encoding O-antigen ligase domain-containing protein: protein MRFIPGRMAQRWVRWRACCSGWPGRCWRLCGRASGPLARGRAMRKQVWERIRWGLWVLLLLGLPISSFAYFPKAIGGGAQVRPFALYPLIVLAIFVTLPALFRRRLPLSAAWLGLFVMVAVLASALFLFRDLPPVNGVRPPARVVRGFITLVIGAAFYLTVALFPRSWEDLRRTLRWLYAALAWALAWGTFQIGYVLTHSYAWYLKANHLQRLISSRDLLTRRISGPAYEPNWFASQLLLVFLPWLLASVLTGRSLFRLRWRWVTVELALTVWAFVVLLFTYSRAGLAMAGGMLALAVFLRPSERFSMKARLLSLAGLGVVAVAALAVLGKINPYFARLWTAAGQPLEKYVFMLGMQGRFSYWQAAYAVYQQHPWLGVGLGNFAFYFAQAVHPKPLGGLDTELLKVLLPGSGYGLVTPKNLYVRLLAETGLVGFVTFMAFWQGVFRDGVQLFVAGGEESFWGLGAILGFAALLLYGLSFGSFAVASMWVFLGLVTAAALVARASREPAAVEKG from the coding sequence ATGCGGTTTATACCTGGAAGGATGGCGCAGCGGTGGGTGCGCTGGCGGGCCTGTTGCTCTGGATGGCCTGGGCGCTGCTGGCGGCTTTGTGGCAGGGCGAGCGGGCCTTTGGCGAGGGGGAGGGCGATGCGTAAACAGGTGTGGGAGCGCATCCGTTGGGGACTGTGGGTGCTGCTGCTTTTGGGGCTGCCCATCAGCAGTTTTGCCTATTTCCCCAAGGCGATTGGCGGCGGCGCGCAGGTGCGGCCTTTTGCGCTCTACCCGCTCATCGTGCTGGCGATTTTCGTGACGCTGCCCGCCCTCTTTCGCCGTCGCTTGCCCCTCAGCGCGGCGTGGCTGGGCCTGTTTGTGATGGTGGCGGTGCTGGCGTCGGCGCTGTTCCTCTTTCGCGACCTGCCGCCGGTGAACGGCGTGCGCCCGCCGGCGCGGGTGGTGCGCGGCTTCATTACCCTGGTCATTGGCGCCGCGTTTTACCTCACCGTGGCGCTTTTTCCCCGCTCGTGGGAAGACCTGCGCCGCACCCTGCGATGGCTTTACGCAGCCCTGGCGTGGGCGCTGGCTTGGGGTACGTTCCAAATCGGTTATGTTTTGACCCATTCCTACGCCTGGTATTTGAAGGCCAATCACCTGCAGCGGCTGATTTCCAGCCGCGATTTGCTCACCCGCCGCATCTCCGGCCCCGCGTATGAGCCGAACTGGTTTGCCTCGCAGTTGTTGCTGGTGTTCCTGCCCTGGCTGCTGGCTTCGGTGCTTACCGGGCGCAGCCTGTTTCGCTTGCGCTGGCGCTGGGTGACGGTGGAACTGGCCCTGACCGTGTGGGCGTTTGTGGTGTTGTTGTTCACCTATTCGCGGGCGGGTTTGGCGATGGCCGGGGGCATGCTCGCCCTGGCTGTCTTCCTGCGCCCCTCGGAACGCTTTTCAATGAAGGCGCGCCTGCTCAGCCTGGCCGGGTTGGGGGTGGTGGCGGTGGCTGCCCTGGCTGTGTTGGGGAAGATCAACCCTTACTTCGCCCGTTTGTGGACGGCGGCAGGACAGCCTTTGGAAAAATATGTCTTCATGTTGGGGATGCAGGGGCGTTTTTCGTACTGGCAGGCCGCGTATGCAGTTTATCAACAGCACCCGTGGCTGGGCGTCGGGCTGGGAAATTTTGCCTTTTACTTTGCCCAGGCTGTGCATCCCAAGCCGTTGGGCGGCTTGGATACCGAACTGCTCAAGGTGCTGCTCCCCGGGTCGGGCTATGGGCTGGTGACGCCGAAAAACCTTTACGTGCGCCTGCTTGCGGAAACCGGGCTGGTGGGCTTTGTGACGTTTATGGCTTTCTGGCAGGGTGTGTTTCGAGATGGGGTGCAGTTGTTTGTTGCGGGCGGTGAAGAAAGTTTCTGGGGGCTGGGTGCCATTTTGGGCTTCGCCGCGCTGTTGCTTTATGGCCTTTCGTTTGGTTCATTCGCCGTGGCCAGCATGTGGGTATTCCTGGGGCTGGTGACAGCGGCTGCGCTGGTGGCGCGGGCTTCTCGTGAGCCTGCTGCCGTGGAAAAGGGATAA